A region from the Alosa alosa isolate M-15738 ecotype Scorff River chromosome 7, AALO_Geno_1.1, whole genome shotgun sequence genome encodes:
- the LOC125297887 gene encoding protein FAM83F-like — MADSQLECMDDGHINDKIPESRPEFLYSEEQRVALELLLKEGDGAFKMQLKTENTKDFLSAREIKWIRETVKEYQTNEEDDENSSATPESKEREGSSSSLRSTYWPQLSDTEIPPLDLGWPTGGFFKGVTRVAVYTHPPKQNSPHIKEVVRKLIQEANKMVAIVMDLLTDLHILQDLLDAASKRGVAVYIVLDIRGAPHFLDMVNRLQVGPLHLKHLRVRTVSGAGFQLSFGTIPGILCSKYMLVDGDKVMFGSYSFSWSSFRMDRNMITVMSGQVVDFFDNDFRELYAISEKMDLYKEFHISRPTAPPNRTPSVPKRPPATSRFQVSLGDAKGVTEGEMKVPAHKYYNPKYQLAFGSNPGPTASLQDEPVWQGLSSQGLGGAAEAPEDRQSVQASSERLDKLGPLPSSPTGKPAGNKKKSSLKNIFKRSNSQKGGTSSNPSSPTGGDMPNGKVDSFEDVSGAFKGKNKKLSKMGAKSQSLMTIDTSDENGSKTRKKSGRCAQS; from the exons ATGGCTGACTCCCAGCTGGAATGTATGGACGACGGTCACATAAACGACAAAATCCCGGAGTCCAGGCCGGAGTTTTTATATAGCGAAGAGCAGCGCGTTGCCTTGGAGCTGCTACTGAAAGAAGGCGATGGCGCCTTCAAAATGCAACTGAAAACAGAAAATACAAAAGATTTTTTATCTGCCCGGGAGATTAAGTGGATAAGGGAAACAGTGAAAGAATATCAAACAAACGAAGAGGATGACGAGAATTCTTCAGCAACACCTgaaagtaaagagagagagggttccTCTTCTAGTTTACGTTCAACATACTGGCCTCAGCTTTCGGACACTGAAATACCGCCACTGGATCTCGGCTGGCCGACAGGAGGTTTCTTTAAAGGTGTCACGCGTGTGGCAGTTTACACGCACCCACCAAAACAGAATTCGCCTCacatcaaggaggtggtgcGCAAACTTATTCAAGAGGCAAACAAG ATGGTCGCCATAGTGATGGACCTCCTCACTGACCTCCACATCCTGCAGGACCTCCTGGACGCCGCCTCTAAGCGCGGCGTGGCTGTCTACATCGTCCTGGACATCCGAGGGGCGCCTCATTTCCTGGACATGGTCAACAGGCTGCAGGTCGGCCCTCTGCACCTCAAG CACCTCCGGGTGAGGACGGTGAGTGGAGCTGGGTTCCAGCTCTCCTTCGGGACGATCCCTGGGATTCTGTGCAGCAAGTACATGCTGGTGGATGGAGACAAGGTCATGTTCGGCTCCTACAG CTTCTCCTGGAGCTCCTTCCGCATGGACCGTAATATGATCACCGTCATGTCGGGCCAGGTGGTGGACTTCTTCGACAACGATTTCCGCGAACTCTACGCCATCTCCGAGAAGATGGACCTCTACAAGGAGTTCCACATCAGCCGTCCCACCGCGCCGCCCAACCGCACCCCGTCCGTACCCAAGCGTCCGCCCGCCACCTCCCGGTTCCAGGTCAGCCTGGGCGACGCCAAGGGCGTCACCGAGGGCGAGATGAAGGTGCCCGCGCACAAATACTACAACCCCAAGTACCAGCTGGCGTTCGGGAGCAACCCGGGACCCACGGCCTCCCTCCAGGACGAGCCCGTTTGGCAAGGGCTGTCCAGCCAGGGGTTGGGAGGGGCGGCAGAGGCCCCCGAGGACAGGCAGTCGGTGCAGGCCAGCAGCGAGCGGCTGGACAAGCTCGGGCCACTGCCCTCGTCGCCGACGGGCAAGCCGGCGGGCAATAAGAAAAAAAGCTCGCTGAAAAACATTTTCAAGAGGTCGAACAGTCAGAAAGGCGGTACAAGCAGCAATCCGAGCTCCCCTACGGGTGGTGACATGCCCAATGGGAAGGTGGACAGCTTTGAGGACGTGTCTGGGGCATTCAaggggaaaaacaaaaaactgtCAAAAATGGGCGCAAAGAGCCAATCCTTAATGACGATCGACACGTCAGATGAAAACG GGTCCAAAACCAGAAAAAAATCAGGCCGATGTGCACAGTCTTAG
- the grap2b gene encoding GRB2-related adapter protein 2b isoform X1, with product MHGHEGFVPKNYLRIDLPSWYQENTGRHEAQEALHPRPVGSFIIRSSQSSPGDFSISVRHEQDVQHFKVMRDNRGQYYLWTERFTSLNKMVEYYTQNSISKHSRIFLRKSDQQPHGFRGPPEPMPPPQSFRGPPEPMPPPQSLRGPPEPVAHQQERGRSTTRTGALPARPSEPLPSPPQPAALKVRALYNFSAEERDELDFSSGDVIEVVDQTDPSWWTGKLRGRTGLFPSNYTTPV from the exons ATGCACGGCCATGAAGGCTTTGTGCCCAAAAATTACCTCAGAATCGACCTCCCCAG CTGGTACCAGGAGAACACAGGTCGGCACGAGGCCCAGGAAGCGCTCCACCCCAGGCCCGTGGGCTCCTTCATCATCCGCAGCAGCCAGAGCTCCCCGGGGGACTTCTCCATCTCCGTCAG gcATGAACAGGACGTACAGCACTTTAAGGTGATGCGGGACAACCGTGGTCAGTACTACCTGTGGACAGAGAGGTTCACATCCCTCAACAAAATGGTGGAGTACTACACCCAGAACTCCATCTCCAAGCATAGTCGCATCTTCCTACGGAAAAGTGACCAGCAG CCGCACGGTTTCAGAGGACCTCCTGAGCCAATGCCACCTCCGCAG AGTTTCAGAGGACCTCCTGAGCCAATGCCACCTCCGCAG AGTTTAAGAGGACCTCCTGAGCCGGTGGCACATCAACAG GAGCGAGGACGCAGCACGACGAGAACCGGCGCTCTGCCCGCCCGCCCATCGGAGccccttccttctcctcctcag CCGGCCGCGCTGAAAGTGAGGGCCTTGTACAACTTCTCGGCAGAGGAGAGGGACGAGCTGGACTTCAGCAGCGGAGATGTGATCGAGGTCGTGGACCAGACGGACCCGTCCTGGTGGACGGGAAAGCTTCGGGGGCGGACAGGCCTCTTCCCATCTAACTACACCACACCTGTATGA
- the grap2b gene encoding GRB2-related adapter protein 2b isoform X2, whose translation MHGHEGFVPKNYLRIDLPSWYQENTGRHEAQEALHPRPVGSFIIRSSQSSPGDFSISVRHEQDVQHFKVMRDNRGQYYLWTERFTSLNKMVEYYTQNSISKHSRIFLRKSDQQPHGFRGPPEPMPPPQSLRGPPEPVAHQQERGRSTTRTGALPARPSEPLPSPPQPAALKVRALYNFSAEERDELDFSSGDVIEVVDQTDPSWWTGKLRGRTGLFPSNYTTPV comes from the exons ATGCACGGCCATGAAGGCTTTGTGCCCAAAAATTACCTCAGAATCGACCTCCCCAG CTGGTACCAGGAGAACACAGGTCGGCACGAGGCCCAGGAAGCGCTCCACCCCAGGCCCGTGGGCTCCTTCATCATCCGCAGCAGCCAGAGCTCCCCGGGGGACTTCTCCATCTCCGTCAG gcATGAACAGGACGTACAGCACTTTAAGGTGATGCGGGACAACCGTGGTCAGTACTACCTGTGGACAGAGAGGTTCACATCCCTCAACAAAATGGTGGAGTACTACACCCAGAACTCCATCTCCAAGCATAGTCGCATCTTCCTACGGAAAAGTGACCAGCAG CCGCACGGTTTCAGAGGACCTCCTGAGCCAATGCCACCTCCGCAG AGTTTAAGAGGACCTCCTGAGCCGGTGGCACATCAACAG GAGCGAGGACGCAGCACGACGAGAACCGGCGCTCTGCCCGCCCGCCCATCGGAGccccttccttctcctcctcag CCGGCCGCGCTGAAAGTGAGGGCCTTGTACAACTTCTCGGCAGAGGAGAGGGACGAGCTGGACTTCAGCAGCGGAGATGTGATCGAGGTCGTGGACCAGACGGACCCGTCCTGGTGGACGGGAAAGCTTCGGGGGCGGACAGGCCTCTTCCCATCTAACTACACCACACCTGTATGA